Proteins encoded together in one Candidatus Nitrosocaldus cavascurensis window:
- the larC gene encoding nickel pincer cofactor biosynthesis protein LarC, with amino-acid sequence MYNRVVIDCQTAGISGDMLLSSLADLATQESRRKVIDCLYSCQDAVGWLRIKDLEFKQVSRSGFRALQLSISYEQVEEERRGVEVYDAVARCCKHLSLSEKAKDFALKSMEEIVKAEATIHMEDISTVHLHEVSSADTIVDIVGTALVLQELNLFNDSVEIYATKVAVGGGYVSFSHGMVSNPASAILEIFKGKRFILLGGPVEHELTTPTGAAMLVNLARCSLDFYPAFECVNVGYGAGMQEFTSIPNVLKVVLGKASESYARDTIIMLETNLDDVEGELIAGVVDRLMSNGARDASVIQVIGKKGRPSYILRVLCDRDVMSNLLSIMFRESGTLGIRVQEYDRYILAGRDVLDVPVRIKDREFKIRAKVVRDSNGRIIHVKAEYDDVASMADMLGIPYRVAYMMAYKSISSMLVDVEDSSSN; translated from the coding sequence ATGTATAATAGAGTGGTTATAGACTGTCAGACTGCAGGGATATCTGGTGATATGCTACTATCATCCCTAGCGGATCTTGCTACGCAAGAGTCAAGGAGGAAGGTTATAGATTGCCTATACTCATGCCAGGATGCTGTTGGTTGGTTAAGGATAAAGGATCTCGAATTTAAACAGGTTAGTAGATCTGGCTTTAGAGCATTGCAGTTAAGCATCTCTTATGAGCAGGTGGAAGAGGAGCGTAGAGGGGTTGAGGTTTACGATGCAGTTGCTAGATGCTGCAAGCATCTCTCTCTAAGCGAGAAGGCTAAGGATTTTGCTCTTAAGAGCATGGAGGAGATAGTGAAGGCTGAAGCAACTATACACATGGAGGATATATCTACTGTGCATCTACACGAGGTATCTAGTGCAGATACTATAGTTGATATAGTTGGTACAGCACTTGTATTGCAGGAACTCAACCTCTTCAATGATAGTGTTGAGATATATGCTACAAAGGTTGCAGTGGGAGGTGGTTACGTAAGTTTCTCACATGGTATGGTAAGCAACCCAGCAAGTGCCATACTAGAGATATTCAAGGGGAAAAGGTTCATACTCTTAGGAGGACCGGTTGAACATGAACTAACCACCCCTACAGGAGCAGCGATGCTTGTAAACCTTGCTAGATGCTCCCTAGACTTCTATCCAGCATTTGAGTGTGTAAACGTTGGTTACGGTGCTGGTATGCAGGAGTTTACATCCATACCTAACGTGCTTAAGGTTGTGCTTGGCAAGGCCTCTGAGAGTTATGCAAGAGACACTATAATCATGCTTGAAACAAACTTGGATGATGTTGAGGGAGAACTGATAGCAGGTGTGGTTGATAGGCTTATGAGCAATGGTGCAAGGGATGCATCTGTTATACAGGTAATAGGGAAGAAGGGTAGACCATCATACATACTTAGAGTGCTATGCGATAGGGATGTTATGAGCAACCTTCTAAGCATAATGTTCAGGGAGTCTGGTACTCTAGGCATTAGGGTTCAAGAGTACGATAGGTACATACTTGCTGGTAGAGATGTGCTTGATGTGCCAGTAAGGATAAAGGATAGGGAGTTCAAGATCAGGGCAAAGGTAGTAAGGGATAGCAATGGAAGGATAATCCATGTTAAGGCAGAGTATGATGATGTGGCATCCATGGCAGATATGCTTGGTATACCATACAGGGTAGCGTATATGATGGCATACAAGAGCATATCATCTATGCTTGTTGATGTTGAAGATAGTAGTAGTAATTAA
- a CDS encoding electron transfer flavoprotein subunit beta/FixA family protein yields the protein MDHGNDNSINVVVMVKLEPDLSEGNVSYNPDGTLNRSQTKNILGPHSAIACRAAMYAKVCYDAWVAVCSMGPPTAEIALKDAMAICCADELHLYSDRIFAGADTLATAETIKHGIMRMGRRIDLVLSGHRAVDGETGQTGPQTAWKLGFNFIGNVIGYSIDVERRMVRARRKIYLPSLYTVLEDVECPLPALIALDPSYKDEYRKVSERLRYARFEKEARRRVMDYKSYLRIWSAKDLGVDVKYVGLAGSPTIVYKVEKIPKVKASRRARVVDPSNVDELREVGNLILNITWGER from the coding sequence ATGGATCATGGTAATGATAACTCTATAAATGTAGTAGTGATGGTTAAACTTGAGCCAGATCTATCAGAAGGGAATGTGAGTTACAATCCAGATGGTACATTAAACAGATCACAGACAAAGAACATCCTTGGGCCTCATAGTGCAATAGCATGCAGGGCAGCAATGTATGCTAAGGTATGCTATGATGCATGGGTTGCTGTATGCTCAATGGGTCCTCCTACTGCAGAGATAGCGCTCAAGGATGCAATGGCCATATGCTGTGCTGATGAACTCCACCTCTACAGCGATAGGATATTCGCTGGTGCTGATACACTTGCAACAGCAGAGACCATAAAGCATGGTATAATGAGGATGGGGAGGAGGATAGATCTTGTATTAAGTGGGCATAGGGCAGTTGATGGTGAGACTGGGCAGACTGGTCCTCAGACTGCATGGAAGCTTGGGTTCAACTTCATAGGCAATGTCATAGGCTACAGCATAGATGTGGAGAGGAGGATGGTAAGGGCGAGGAGGAAGATCTATCTACCTAGCCTATATACAGTGCTGGAGGATGTAGAATGCCCATTACCAGCACTCATTGCTTTAGATCCAAGTTACAAGGATGAGTATAGAAAGGTATCTGAGAGGCTAAGGTATGCTAGATTTGAGAAGGAGGCTAGAAGGAGGGTTATGGATTACAAGAGTTACCTTAGGATATGGAGTGCAAAGGACCTTGGTGTTGATGTAAAGTATGTAGGGCTTGCTGGCTCTCCTACTATAGTATACAAGGTAGAGAAGATACCAAAGGTAAAGGCAAGTAGGAGGGCAAGGGTTGTTGATCCAAGCAATGTCGATGAGTTGAGGGAGGTTGGTAACCTCATCCTAAACATAACATGGGGTGAGAGGTAG
- a CDS encoding malate dehydrogenase — MITIVGSGKVGSSIALQAGMREVDDSILLLDIIKGLPQGEAMDINHTLAEQGKDTILRGSNEYADMQGSDIVVIVAGVGRKPGMTRMDLLNTNAGIVRDVARKVAEYARDSIVITVTNPLDPMTYITWKVTNFKPSRVMGMGNLLDLSRFKSFIADELKVSRHSIQALVIGEHGENMLPLVRYSSIAGIPLMHLISAEKAKEIVEKTRKVAAEVIALKGATIYAPANAVAEMLDAIARDRRAIMPVCAYPDGKYGIKDICIGVPAMIGGEGIEEIVEIELNDEERAIFDNGVKAVREAVRSVEI, encoded by the coding sequence ATGATAACCATAGTAGGCTCTGGCAAGGTTGGTAGTTCGATAGCGCTTCAAGCAGGTATGAGGGAGGTTGATGATAGCATACTCCTGCTGGATATAATCAAGGGTCTTCCTCAAGGCGAGGCTATGGATATAAACCATACACTTGCAGAGCAGGGCAAGGATACTATCCTAAGAGGATCCAACGAGTATGCTGATATGCAAGGCTCTGATATAGTTGTTATAGTCGCTGGGGTTGGAAGGAAGCCAGGGATGACAAGGATGGATCTGCTTAATACAAATGCTGGGATAGTAAGGGATGTTGCAAGGAAGGTTGCAGAGTATGCAAGGGACTCCATAGTAATAACAGTAACCAACCCTCTAGACCCTATGACCTACATAACATGGAAGGTAACAAACTTCAAGCCAAGCAGGGTCATGGGTATGGGTAACCTGCTAGATCTCTCAAGGTTCAAGTCTTTCATTGCTGATGAGTTGAAGGTCTCAAGGCACTCTATACAGGCTCTAGTGATAGGGGAGCATGGAGAGAATATGCTCCCATTGGTTAGGTACTCTTCAATAGCGGGCATACCCCTTATGCATCTCATAAGCGCTGAGAAGGCAAAGGAGATTGTTGAGAAGACAAGAAAGGTTGCTGCAGAGGTTATAGCATTGAAGGGAGCAACCATATATGCTCCAGCAAATGCAGTTGCTGAGATGCTTGATGCAATAGCAAGGGATAGGAGGGCTATCATGCCTGTATGTGCATATCCTGATGGCAAGTATGGCATTAAAGATATCTGCATTGGTGTACCAGCAATGATAGGAGGAGAGGGTATAGAGGAGATAGTAGAGATTGAGCTTAATGATGAGGAGAGAGCAATATTCGATAACGGTGTAAAGGCTGTAAGAGAGGCTGTAAGATCTGTAGAGATATAA